From Bradyrhizobium erythrophlei:
CGGCGATCAGGTCCATGTGGCTCTCTGTTTCGTCATTGCGAGGAGCGAAGCGACGAAGCAATCCATACTTTCTTTCCTGGGCTATGGATTGCTTCGCTGCGCTCGCAATGACGATTTCAAATGACGGCGGCCCGCATCAATCCGGCTTCACATAATCCTTGGCGATGATATCGCCCGCATTGAACCCCTTGTCGACAAATCCCTGTTCCTGCAGCCATTCGATCTGGTTGCCGACATTCTTGACGTCGAGCTTGCCGTCGGGATCCACATAGGCGCAGTTGCCGACCACCTGCTCGACCGGCAGGTTGGTGTATTTGGCGATGATCTCCAGCAGCGGTTTTGTCGCTTCGTTGATCGGGGCCTTGCCGTCAGTAACGGCGGCCAGGATCACATCGTGATATTCGCGGTCGGCGCGGGCAAGCGCGGCAAGAACCTTGGTCACGAGCGCCTTGTTGGCGAGCGTCCTGGGCGAAGCGAATACCGCGCCCAGCTGCCACGGCGTCTCGTCGCCGACCCAGCCCAGCAGCTTGGCGCCGCCATCGTCGATCAGTTTACGCGCGGTCGAGGCGGGCAACAGCGCGGCATCGACGGTTTCGCCTTTCAGGGCCGCCGCCGCGTTCGACAATGACTGCAGGGGAACCACCTTCACGTCCCTGAGCTTAAAACCGTATTTGTCGGCGAGCAGGCCGAGCGAATAGTGGAAGCTCGAACCGGTCTGCGTCACCGCCACGCGCTTGCCGGCGAGATCTTTCGGCGTCTTCAGCCCGGCCGCATAGGCGTTATTGCTGGCGAAATAGCCGATCAGGGGATAGCCGGCCTTTTCGCGGCTCATGCCGCCGATCACTTTCAGTGTGCCCTTGCCGGCGAGATTATAGAGACCGGCGGTGAACGCGGTGATGCCGAAATCCACGTCGCCCGAAGTGGTCGCGACCGCGATCGGCTGCGCGGCGTCGAAGAATTTCAGCTCGATGTCGAGCCCGGCATCCCTGAAATAGCCCTTGTCCTGCGCGATGAACACCGGCGCGGACGACGACAGCCGCAGCACGCCGATCCTTGCCTTCAGCGAATCCTCAGCCCGCGCGATCCCGCTCGCCGCCAGCGCGAGGAGAGCCGCCAATACGAGCCGCGCAAATTTCGTCATGCAGTTTCCTCCGCGCAGTTTATTCCGTCGTCGTCCCGGCGAAAGCCGGGACCGATAACCACCGTCGGTCATGGTGAAGGAAGGTCTCTGCCATCTTGCCCCAAAGATAGGCCACGGCGCATGGGTCCCGGCTCGCGCGGAGCCTGTCATCGGGCGCGCATTCGCGCGACCCGTTGGCTTGGCCGGGACGACGTATACCTATTATTGTCATCGGAAACAGGCTTTCTACAATCCCTCCGGCACTCCCTGATCCTGCCCGATAAACGCCCCCTGCTGCTTCAATTGCAATTGCAATTTCTCCACCGCGATCTCGCGCGGAATTGTATTGCCCTTAAGCGCCAGCGCGGCGGCGGTTCCGGCGGCCTCCCCCATCGCAAAACACGCGCCGGAGACGCGCGGCCGACTGACCGTCATGGGTCATCGAGGCGCACCGCCCGGCCACCAGCAGATTGTCCAGCCCTTCGGGCGTCAGCATCCGATAAGGCAATTCATTGAAGCCGCGCGATTCCGGGATCGGCGGGAACGTGAAGATGACATCGCCCGCGACATGGGATTCCATCGGCCAGCCATTGACGCCGATCGAATCGTCGAATGAGGCGCAGCCGAGCACGTCCTCGCCCGACACCATATAGCCGCCCACGATGCGGCGGGTTTCGCGGATGCCGAGCTGCGGCGGCAGGTCGACGATGTAGGATTTTTCAAACCCCGGGACGGTGCGCAGGAACTCGAACGCCTGGATGGCCTGGCGCCGGCCGTCGATCTCGCCGCGCGTGAGATCATCGGGATCGAGCCCGTTGATGGCGCTGCCGTCGTCGCGCTTGAGCTGGGTGAAGTTCACCCGCCATTCGATCGGCGAGCGCTGCGGCCGCACGATCGCGGCCTTGCGCGGAAAGTGATGCGTGCCGGCGGCTTCGGCTTTTTCCATCAGCGCGGGAATCGTCCGCCAGGCCTCGCCGGCTCTCTCGGGGTCGATGCCGTTGAGGCGGAACATCATCGAGGGGTACAGCATGTGGCCTTCATTGTCGCCGACCTCGTAACGCGCGCCGGCCCGCGCGGCGAGATCGCCGTCGCCGGAACAATCGATGAAGATATCCGCGCGCACCGCCTGACGCCCGGCTTTTGTCTCGACGAACAGCGCGTTGATGCGCTTGTCGTCATGCATCGCCACGCCGGCGCCGAGTGCATGGAACAGGATATCGACCTTGTGGGCGGCCAGGAGATCATCGGCCGCGATCTTGTAGGCCGCGGTGTCGTAGGCCTGCGCCAGGATCTTGCCGAGCACCAGATGCGGCGCGTTCAACCCGTCGAGCCGGTCGATGCGATCGAGCAACTCGGAGGCTATGCCCTGCACCACCCGGTGCATCTGGCCATGGACATTGGCATGCAGCCCGCAGAAGTTCGTCACCCCCGCCGCCGTGCCCATCCCGCCGAGAAACCCATAGCGCTCGATCAGCAGCGTGCGGCGGCCTGCGCGCGCGGCGGCGACCGCGGCGGCAATGCCAGCCGGTCCACCACCGAGCACGGCGACTTCATATTCGCCGTAGAGCGGAATTTGGCGTGCGGGTTCTTCGATGGTTTTTTTGGACGGCAAAATCGAGGTTCCCGATGGTGGGGGTATGTTGGCCCAGGCGGGGAAATCTTAACATCCCGGCAACGGGCTAGCACGCTGTTCCGGCCGGTGGAATATCAACTACAGTCTCGGTCACTTCGCTGGCGCGCCAAGGTCCGGATCGTCGACCGGTCCCCGATTCGACAACGATGCTCAGCCGTCCAATACTGCCCGTCATGGACCCGCAAGAGGTTCTGTCATTCCGGGAGAAAAAGGCATGCGATCCAGCAAAATTGCTTTGGCATTGATGACGTCATTCTTTTTCGCTCTGGCGGGGGGCCCCGCTTCCCACGCCGAGATCGCGATTTCGGCCAATGACGGCAAGATGATCATGGAAAACGGCGTGGCAAAGGTCCGCAAGGAGCCTCTGCCCGACACGGTTTCGATCATCGATCTTTCCGGCGCCCCGCCGCGCATCGTTGCCGAAATACCGGCGCCTGCGAGCGTGGTCGGCCCACCCCCGAGCGTTGCAATAGCGCCCGACGAGAGTTTCGCACTGGTCACCGGCGCGATGAAGGTCGACCCCGCCGACCCGACCAAGGCGATCGCCGACGACAAGCTAACCGTGATCGACCTGAAGTCCTCGCCGCCGAATATTCTGGCGACGCTGCAAGCCGGCGCCGGCGCCGCGGGTGTTTCGATCAACCGCGCGGCCACGCTGGCGCTGGTCGCCAACCGCAATGAGGGAACCGTCTCGGTGTTCACGATCAGCGGCAATACATTGACCCCGGCCGGCAAGATCGCGCTCGGCGATGCCAAATCCGGCCCGAGCCATGCGATCTTTTCCCGGGACGGCACGACGGCATTGGTCACCCGCGATGGTGACAGCCGTATCTCTATTCTCTCGGTCGACGGGGACAAGGTCGAGTACACCAAGCGCGACCTGTTCTCGGCGCTGCGGCCTTACCAGATCGACACCGCCGGCAATGGCGACGTGGCCGTGGTCGGCAATGTCGGGATGGGCAGCGGCGACGCCGATTCGATCAGCCTGATCGACATGCGCTCCAAGCCGATCCGCGTGGCGACCACGATTTCCGTCGGTCAGACCCCCGAAGGTTTGAAGATGTCGCCGGACGGCCTTTTTGTTGCGGTCAATGTGGTGAACGGGTCGACCAAGCCGGCGGACTCGCCGTTCTTCAACGATTTTGGATTGCTGAAGATCTATCGGATCGCCGGCACCGACCTCATTCCGGTAACGGAAGCCAGGATCGGCCACTGGTGCCAAGGCATCGTATGGTCGAAAGATTCCAGGATGCTGCTGGTTCAGTGCATGGTCGAGAACGAGATCGCGACCTTTGCATTCAATGGCAAGACGTTGACGAAAACGGCGCCGATCGCGATGAAGGTCAGCCCCGCAGGCATCCGCACCGCGGAGCCGTAGCATTAGGATACAGGCCGCCCGGCCACTAACAGGACAGGCTCTATGCGTATCTGCATTTTCGGCGCGGGCGCCGTCGGCGGCCATTTTGCGGTGCGGCTGGCCCTGGCGGGGCAGGACGTCTCCTGCGTGATGCGCGGGCCGCATCTCGAAGCCGTGAAGGCAAGGGGTCTGACGCTGCGCGTCGGCGAGACCGAATTCGTTGCGCGTGTGAAAGCATCGGACGATCCGGCGGCGCTCGGTCCGCAGGATCTCGTCATCTCCACGCTGAAGGCGACGGCGCTGGCGAGCCTCGTTGCCGGCCTGCCGCCGCTGCTGGGCGGTGAAACCGCTGTGGTATTCGCCCAGAACGGCATTCCCTGGTGGTACGATATCGGCATTTCTCCCGATCATCCCCCGGTGCCCGATCTCGGTTTCCTCGATCCGGGCGGCCGGTTGCGCGCGATCGTCGCCCCGGAGCGGATCATCGGCGGCGTGATCTTTTCGTCGAACGAAGTCGTCGCGCCCGGGGTGGTCGCCAATCTGTCGCTGGACCGGAACATGCTGCAGGTCGGGGAATGCGACGACCGCGCCAGCGCGCGGATCGAACATCTGAGATCCCTGCTCAACGAGACCTCGATCCAGTCGCAGCCGATCCTGAGGATCAGGGAGGCGATCTGGTCGAAGCTTTTGACCAACATGTCGATGTCGGTGCTATGCCTCTTGACCGGACTGACCGCGCGGGCCGTGAGGGATGACCCGGATTTGCGCGAGGCGGTGCCGCGTCTGCTCGATGAAGCCAACGCCGTCGCGCAAAGCTATATCCCCGATGTGAGGCGCGTCACCCGAAGCGGACCCGCGCCCGACCACAAGCCTTCGATCCTGCAGGACTACGAGCTCGGCCGTACGATGGAGATCGACGTATTGGTCCGCGCCCCGGCCGCGTTCGCGCGCGCCGCGGGACTGGCGACGCCGATGCTCGATCTGATGGCAGCACTCGCCGTCCGCCTGGCGCGGGAGAAGGGGCTGTATCAGGGGTGAGTGCAAGACTGCGACTGGACGAACAAAGAACAAAATGTCTTGAAATCGTCATTGCGAGCGAAGCGAAGCAATCCACAGCGTGAATACTGTGGTCATGGATTGCTTCGTCGCGGAGCCTGTCATCGGGCGCGCATTCGCGCGACCCGTTGGCTCCTCGCAATGACGACGAAAAGATAACGGGGATACTGCTCGATGCTCGTCAAAAACAGAGTCTGCGTCGTCACCGGGGCCGCCAGCGGCATCGGCGAGGCGGTGGCGCGCGCTTTTGCGCAAGGGGGCGCCCGCGGCGTGGTGGTGGCCGATCTCAAGTCATCGCGCGAGCGGCTGGCCAAAGTCGCCGGCGACATCGACGGCCTCGCGGTGACCGCCGATGTCGGCCAGGAGGAGGACATCAAGGGGCTGATCGCGGCGGCCGAGGACAAATATGGGCCGGTCGACGTGTTCTTCTCCAATGCCGGGCTCTCGCGGAAGGGGCAGGAGAGCGCCGGCGATGCCGACTGGGAGGTGAGCTGGCGGGTGCATGTCATGAGCCACGTGTTCGCGGCGCGCGCGCTGGTCCCCGGCATGCTCGCGCGGGGCTCGGGTTATCTCCTGAACACCGCTTCCGCCGCCGGGCTCCTGGCGTCGCTGAACTCGATGCCCTATGGCGTCACAAAGCACGCGGCGGTCGCGCTCGCCGAGCATCTCGCCATTCAATATGGCGACCGCGGCATCCGGGTTTCCGTGCTGTGTCCGCAATCGGTGCAGACCGGCATGACGACGGCGGGCCCGAGCGCCGCGCGGGTCGATGGCGTGATGCAGCCTGCGGAAGTGGCCCGGATCGTGATCGAGGCGATAGATGCGGAGCGCTTTTTGATATTGTCGCATCCGACCGTGTATGAATACATGCAGCGCAAGGCCGCCAATCCGGAGCGATGGCTGAACGGAATGCGGCGGCTGCGCGACAAGATCTATGGCGTTCAGCCCGCGGGCTGAGTTGCGATGTTTGCTGAGGGAACAACGGCGTTGAAATTCATTTTATCCGCGGTGCTCGCGATGATGTTCGGCGCCGCGCCCGCTTTGGCCGCGGTGGAGCAATGCCGCTTCATCCAGGCGAAGCCCGATCGCGAGGCCTGCTATCAGCGGCAGGAGGCCGAACTCGCCGCCAAACGCAAGCCGGAAAAGACCAGCGACACCACGGCGGTGGAGCAGCTGAAGCAAATGCGGCAGGACGACGAGGCGGTTTACCAAAGCCTGCGCAGCATCTGCCGGGGATGCTGAGCCGGTTCGTGCGGTTCACGATGCGGCGATGGCACGCTTCTCTTCTCCCTCGCCCCGCTCTTAGCGGGGCCGAGACGAGCTTAGCTCGCTCTGAGAGCGTTGGGGCGAGGGGCTGTCTCGGCAAACCGGACTCGCGGAGAGTCCCCCTCACCCGGATCGCCCAAAGGCGATCCGACCTCTCCCCGCAAGCGGGGCTAGGTGAACAAAGGTCATGCCTTGCCTCGCCAGTTGCCGGCGCGTTTCTCGGCGAAGGAGGCGAGGCCTTCGGATGCTTCCGCGGTCTGGCGCCGCGCCGCATGCATGCGGACGAGGCGCGCATAGGCCTCGTCGTCGACGCCCATGCCGCCGAACGAGCTTTCCATCGCAAGCCGCTTGGTTTCGGCCACCGCCTCGGGTCCGTTGGCCAGCAATTGTTCGACCGCTTTGGCGCCGGCGCTTTCCAGCTCCGCCAGCGGGACCACCTCATGCACCAGACCGATGCGGCGGGCCTCCTGCGCATCAAAACGTTCGCCGGTCAGCGCGTAGCGGCGGACCTGCCGGACGCCGATGGCGTCGCATAATTGCGGGATGATGATCGCGGCCGTCAGCCCCCAGCGCACCTCGGTGATCGAGAACATCGCGTTGTCGGCCGCGATCACCACGTCGCAGGCGGAAATCACGCCGGTGCCGCCGCCGAAACAGCCGCCCTGCACCAGCGCCACTGTCGGGAGCTGCAAAAGGTTCAGCCGCTGCACCGCCTCGAAGGTCGCCCGCGACACCGCCTCGTTCTCATCGGCAGATTTCGGCCGCACGCCGTTGATCCATTTCAGATCAGCGCCGGCCTGAAAATGCTTGCCATTGCCCTTGAGCACGACGACGCGCAGCGAAGGTTCTTTGCCGAGATCATCCATGGCGGCGAGCACGCCGCCGATCAGGCCCGCATCATAGGCGTTGTTGACCTCGGGGCGGTTCAGCGTGACGGTGGCGACGCCGCGCCCGTCGAGGTTCCACAGCACTGGATCGGCGGACATTGGACGGTTCCCCTGACGACAAAAAAACTAGCATGGCCGCCACCAGCGGTTCGACCGGGACGACCAGCTTACTTACCATGGTTGCGTTGAGCCGCACTCCACTTTTGCCGCTCGCAGGAGGCGGACTTCACCCCTTGGCGCCGCCGTCGTGCGCTTTCAGGGCAGCCTGAAGACCCTGGACAAGACTTTCTCCTTCGAAGGGCTTGGTCAGGTAGCAAATCGCCCCGGCCGCGAGCGCCTGCGCGCGAATCTTCTCATCGGGGAAGGCGGTGAAAAAAATGAACGGCACGTGGGACCCCTGGCTGCGCAGCCGAGCCTGCAACTCGACGCCGTTCATACCGGGCATTTGGACATCCGCAACC
This genomic window contains:
- a CDS encoding ABC transporter substrate-binding protein, giving the protein MTKFARLVLAALLALAASGIARAEDSLKARIGVLRLSSSAPVFIAQDKGYFRDAGLDIELKFFDAAQPIAVATTSGDVDFGITAFTAGLYNLAGKGTLKVIGGMSREKAGYPLIGYFASNNAYAAGLKTPKDLAGKRVAVTQTGSSFHYSLGLLADKYGFKLRDVKVVPLQSLSNAAAALKGETVDAALLPASTARKLIDDGGAKLLGWVGDETPWQLGAVFASPRTLANKALVTKVLAALARADREYHDVILAAVTDGKAPINEATKPLLEIIAKYTNLPVEQVVGNCAYVDPDGKLDVKNVGNQIEWLQEQGFVDKGFNAGDIIAKDYVKPD
- a CDS encoding YncE family protein — protein: MRSSKIALALMTSFFFALAGGPASHAEIAISANDGKMIMENGVAKVRKEPLPDTVSIIDLSGAPPRIVAEIPAPASVVGPPPSVAIAPDESFALVTGAMKVDPADPTKAIADDKLTVIDLKSSPPNILATLQAGAGAAGVSINRAATLALVANRNEGTVSVFTISGNTLTPAGKIALGDAKSGPSHAIFSRDGTTALVTRDGDSRISILSVDGDKVEYTKRDLFSALRPYQIDTAGNGDVAVVGNVGMGSGDADSISLIDMRSKPIRVATTISVGQTPEGLKMSPDGLFVAVNVVNGSTKPADSPFFNDFGLLKIYRIAGTDLIPVTEARIGHWCQGIVWSKDSRMLLVQCMVENEIATFAFNGKTLTKTAPIAMKVSPAGIRTAEP
- a CDS encoding 2-dehydropantoate 2-reductase, which encodes MRICIFGAGAVGGHFAVRLALAGQDVSCVMRGPHLEAVKARGLTLRVGETEFVARVKASDDPAALGPQDLVISTLKATALASLVAGLPPLLGGETAVVFAQNGIPWWYDIGISPDHPPVPDLGFLDPGGRLRAIVAPERIIGGVIFSSNEVVAPGVVANLSLDRNMLQVGECDDRASARIEHLRSLLNETSIQSQPILRIREAIWSKLLTNMSMSVLCLLTGLTARAVRDDPDLREAVPRLLDEANAVAQSYIPDVRRVTRSGPAPDHKPSILQDYELGRTMEIDVLVRAPAAFARAAGLATPMLDLMAALAVRLAREKGLYQG
- a CDS encoding SDR family oxidoreductase yields the protein MLVKNRVCVVTGAASGIGEAVARAFAQGGARGVVVADLKSSRERLAKVAGDIDGLAVTADVGQEEDIKGLIAAAEDKYGPVDVFFSNAGLSRKGQESAGDADWEVSWRVHVMSHVFAARALVPGMLARGSGYLLNTASAAGLLASLNSMPYGVTKHAAVALAEHLAIQYGDRGIRVSVLCPQSVQTGMTTAGPSAARVDGVMQPAEVARIVIEAIDAERFLILSHPTVYEYMQRKAANPERWLNGMRRLRDKIYGVQPAG
- a CDS encoding enoyl-CoA hydratase-related protein, which encodes MSADPVLWNLDGRGVATVTLNRPEVNNAYDAGLIGGVLAAMDDLGKEPSLRVVVLKGNGKHFQAGADLKWINGVRPKSADENEAVSRATFEAVQRLNLLQLPTVALVQGGCFGGGTGVISACDVVIAADNAMFSITEVRWGLTAAIIIPQLCDAIGVRQVRRYALTGERFDAQEARRIGLVHEVVPLAELESAGAKAVEQLLANGPEAVAETKRLAMESSFGGMGVDDEAYARLVRMHAARRQTAEASEGLASFAEKRAGNWRGKA
- a CDS encoding response regulator transcription factor — its product is MAAQSPRPGKIHRLSKLPLVAIIDDDASVRVTTDSLVRSLGCRTRTFASAEEFVRSNRLDDLSCVVADVQMPGMNGVELQARLRSQGSHVPFIFFTAFPDEKIRAQALAAGAICYLTKPFEGESLVQGLQAALKAHDGGAKG